In the Sus scrofa isolate TJ Tabasco breed Duroc chromosome 7, Sscrofa11.1, whole genome shotgun sequence genome, one interval contains:
- the KLHL25 gene encoding LOW QUALITY PROTEIN: kelch-like protein 25 (The sequence of the model RefSeq protein was modified relative to this genomic sequence to represent the inferred CDS: inserted 2 bases in 2 codons), translated as MSVSVHETRKSRSSTGSMNITLFHKASHPDCVLAHLNTLRKHCMFTDVTLWAGDRAFPCHRAVLAASSRYFEAMFSHGLRESRDDTVNFQDNLHPEVLELLLDFAYSSRIVINEENAESLLEAGDMLQFHDVRDAAAEFLEKNLFPSNCLGMMLLSDAHQCRRLYEFSWRMCLVHFETVRQSEDFNSLSKDTLLDLISSDELEAEDERVVFEAILQWVKHDPEQRKAHLPELLRGVRLALLPSDCLTEAVSGEALLMADERTRLIVDEALRCKTRILQNDGVVTSPCARPRKAGHTLLILGGQTFMCDKIYQVDHKAKEIIPKADLPXPRKEFSASAIGCKVYVTGGRGSENGVSKDVWVYNTVHEEWSKAAPMLIARFGHGSAELENCLYVVGGHTSLAGVFPASPSVSLKQVEKYDPGANKWTMVAPLRDGVSNAAVVSAKLKLFVFGGTSIHRDMVSKVQCYDPSENRWTIKAECPQPWRYTAAAVLGSQIFIMGGDTEFTAASAYRFDCETNQWTRXGDMTAKRMSCHALASGNKLYVVGGYFGTQRCKTLDCYDPTSDTWNCITTVPYSLIPTAFVSTWKHLPA; from the exons ATGTCGGTCAGCGTCCACGAGACTCGCAAGTCGCGGAGCAGCACGGGCTCCATGAACATCACGCTGTTCCACAAGGCGTCGCACCCCGACTGCGTGCTGGCCCACCTCAACACGCTGCGCAAGCACTGCATGTTCACCGACGTCACGCTCTGGGCGGGCGACCGCGCCTTCCCCTGCCACCGCGCTGTGCTGGCCGCCTCCAGCCGCTACTTTGAGGCCATGTTCAGCCACGGCCTGCGGGAGAGCCGTGACGACACGGTCAACTTCCAGGACAACCTGCACCCCGAGgtgctggagctgctgctggacTTCGCCTACTCGTCTCGCATCGTCATCAATGAGGAGAACGCAGAGTCGCTGCTGGAGGCGGGCGACATGCTGCAGTTCCACGATGTGCGCGACGCGGCCGCCGAGTTCCTGGAGAAGAACCTGTTCCCGTCCAACTGTCTGGGCATGATGCTGCTGTCCGACGCCCACCAGTGCCGCCGGCTCTATGAGTTCTCCTGGCGCATGTGCCTGGTGCACTTCGAGACGGTGCGCCAGAGCGAGGACTTCAACAGCCTGTCCAAGGACACCCTGCTGGACCTCATCTCCAGCGACGAGCTGGAGGCGGAGGATGAGCGTGTGGTCTTCGAGGCCATCCTCCAGTGGGTCAAGCATGACCCGGAGCAGCGCAAGGCACACCTGCCTGAGCTCCTGCGTGGTGTGCGGCTGGCCCTGCTGCCGTCCGACTGCCTGACGGAGGCCGTGTCCGGCGAGGCCCTGCTCATGGCTGATGAGCGCACCCGGCTCATCGTGGACGAGGCGCTGCGCTGTAAGACGCGGATCCTGCAGAACGACGGCGTGGTCACCAGCCCCTGCGCCCGGCCGCGCAAGGCCGGCCACACGCTGCTCATCCTGGGCGGCCAGACCTTCATGTGTGACAAGATCTACCAGGTGGACCACAAGGCCAAGGAGATCATCCCCAAGGCAGACCTGC AGCCCCGCAAGGAGTTCAGTGCCTCAGCCATCGGCTGCAAGGTCTACGTGACAGGGGGCCGGGGCTCCGAGAACGGGGTCTCCAAGGACGTGTGGGTGTACAACACCGTCCACGAGGAGTGGTCCAAGGCGGCGCCTATGCTGATCGCCCGCTTCGGCCACGGCTCAGCCGAACTGGAGAACTGCCTCTACGTGGTCGGGGGTCACACGTCCCTGGCTGGCGTCTTCCCAGCCTCCCCATCTGTCTCCCTGAAGCAGGTGGAGAAGTACGACCCCGGGGCCAACAAGTGGACGATGGTGGCCCCACTGAGAGATGGCGTCAGCAACGCCGCTGTCGTGAGCGCCAAGCTGAAGCTCTTTGTGTTCGGGGGGACCAGCATCCACCGGGACATGGTGTCCAAAGTCCAGTGCTATGACCCCTCGGAGAACCGGTGGACAATCAAGGCTGAGTGTCCCCAGCCCTGGCGGTACACCGCCGCCGCCGTGCTGGGCAGCCAGATCTTCATCATGGGAGGTGACACGGAATTCACGGCTGCCTCAGCCTACCGCTTCGACTGCGAGACCAACCAGTGGACTC TTGGGGACATGACAGCCAAACGCATGTCCTGCCATGCCCTGGCCTCGGGCAACAAGCTCTACGTGGTGGGGGGCTACTTTGGGACCCAGCGGTGTAAGACCCTGGACTGCTATGACCCCACCTCGGACACGTGGAACTGCATCACCACCGTGCCCTACTCGCTCATCCCCACGGCCTTTGTCAGCACCTGGAAGCACCTGCCTGCGTGA